A segment of the Sulfurovum indicum genome:
TAACGTCTTTGCTCATCTTCACTCTTCCTTTTTAGCTATAATTATAACATAGTAATGAACACAAAAGTATTACAGGAAGGAGAGTAGGATGAAGAGAGTCCTGATCACAGGCATTGGTTCAGGTTTGGGAGAGGCATTGGCACATACCTATTTGGAAAAAGGAGATCTGGTCTATGCTATAGGAAGGACGTTTCCAAAAATTTTTGAAAGCTATGCAAACTTTCACTTCTTCCCCTTCGACCTCAGTCAAGTCCGTCTGCTCAGATACAAAGTAGGGCCTTTTGTCGAAAACAACACTTTCGATCTTGTTATTCTAAATGCCGGCATACTCGGAGAGATCAAAGTGCTTTCTCAAACCGATATCATGGAAATCCAAAAGGTGATGGATATCAATGTATGGGCAAACAAAGAGCTGCTCGACCTACTCTCGGAAAAAGCAGAGGTTAAACAAGTAGTAGGTATCAGCTCCGGAGCTGCGGTGAATGGTTCAAAAGGATGGGGTGCCTACTCTCTTTCCAAATCGGCACTCAATATGCTGCTGAAGGTCTATGCCAAAGAGACACCGCATATCCACTTTACTGCACTGGCACCGGGTGTCATTGCAACACCAATGGTAGCCTATATCATTAACAATGTGGATACAAAGACATATCCCTCTGTCCGGCGTCTTAAAGAAGGGGTTATCCAAACTCCCAAAGAGGCTGCGGATAATCTGATATCTCTCTTTCCAAAACTTTTAGAGTATGAGAACGGCGCCTTTCTGGATATACGAACAATGACCTAACCGAATAGTTTTTTCATCTTATTGAAAAGAACAGCCATAATTCTGATCTGCTCCCACAAACGGTTCAACTTTATTCGTAAAGTAGTGTAATCATAATCAGATTAGACAATTATCGTAGAAATATTTGAAAACTCAAAAACTCATATAGTGATCTTCTGCCACTTCCCTTTACTGAAAGTACGCCAAAGCCACACTGCTTTTACAAAAGTATCAGAGATCATGGCAAGATAGACCAGTAGAATAGTGTGAAAATACCATGAGAGTAAAAAGGCAGGTACAATTCGCACAAACCACAATGAAACAAGATTTATCTTCAGTGTCCGCTTTGTATCACCTGCTCCTCTAAGTGCTCCGGAAAGCACAAAATTAAATGCCAAAGGTATTTGCGAAACTCCTACAATACGAAGATAGAGACTTGCCTCCTCTATGGTCCGGACATCATCAGTAAAGAACCATACGATCTTTTCGGGTATGAAGATCATAAAAAAGGAGAGGAAGAACATGAAGCCGGTAGTGTACTTCAATACCAAAAGCACATCCTCTCTGGCGCGTTCAGGGTCTTTTGCGCCTAACCCCTGTCCCATCAGTGCCATCGCTGCAATGGTAAACCCGATACCGGGCATAAAAGCAAGTCCTTCCACCCTCAACCCTATCTGATAGCCTGCAAGTTCTGCCGTTCCGTACTGCGCGATAATTGCCGTAAAGAGCATGAAGCTTCCAAAGGTCAAAGCACGTTCAACTGATGCAGGAATTCCCACTTTCAATGCCCGTCCCAACAGCCTTTTGGAGTAGTACCAAACAGGGAGATAGGGGGTATGTCTGCGCAAATAAAGCACCAGATAGACCACAAACTCCACCATATTGACGATTACCGTACCTACAGCCGCCCCCAGAACACCCAGCTGAGGGAAACCAAACGAACCAAAGATAAGGAGGTAGTTTAAGGTGACATTGAGAGCAATAGAGACAATTTTCACCTTCATCGGTGTCTTTGTATCTCCTGCAGCATTGAGTGCCGAAACAAAAACCAGCTTCATAAAAACAAACGGCATCATCCATGTAAGCATCCGGACATAATGCTCTCCGAGAACCACTACTTCAGAGACTGTACCAAACCAGACATAGATCGACGAAGCCAGAAAATACCAGGCTGCCATCGCGGGAATACTCAGAAAAAAGGCAAAACGAAGCAGTGTTGAGAGCCCTATGGAAGCACGCTTGAAACGCTGTGCTCCTACAAAACGTGAAAGCAGCGCCGAGGTTCCTACATGCAAGACGGTCAACACAGCAAAGACGAACATCAAAGACTGTAAGCCGAGGCCCACTGCTGCCACTGCAAAAGCAGAAAGCCGTCCGACCATGATCAGGTCAGTGATCACCTGCAGCATATCAAGCAGTGAATTGACAGCAGCGGGAATGGAAAGCTTAAGAATTTTTTGGTGTTTGGAAGGAAAGTATCTTAACAAAGCGACTCTTTTTGGGTTGATAATATGGGATTCTTCAAAATTATACTCCGACTAACTGAGAAAGAAAGGCATAGAGCAGAACAATAAACAGAGACGCCCATCCAAGCATCCAGCCTATAGCTCGAAGATACTTCTGCTTTCGGAACATTCTGCGTGTTTTATAAAGTACAACCGGATAGGCAAACATTACAAAAAGTACAGGTATATATACCATAAAAGTCAAATGGTACCTGGCAATCGCCAGTTTTAATGCTGATAAAGAAGTATAGACGAAACTATACACGATCAAAAGCATTAAAATCTGCAGGGCTGTAAAAACAAAATAGGCACCTCTGGCGTTCTCCTCATCACTGTAGTACTGCATACCATTTTTCCCTTTCTCATTTTCCGGAATCATACTATATCTCTCTTACGGTTTTGTAAAGTTGCAGCACAATACCTCCTTGAGAATCTTTACTGCATCATCTGTTAGGGAGGGGGAAGAAGCAGACAACCGTAAC
Coding sequences within it:
- a CDS encoding SDR family NAD(P)-dependent oxidoreductase translates to MKRVLITGIGSGLGEALAHTYLEKGDLVYAIGRTFPKIFESYANFHFFPFDLSQVRLLRYKVGPFVENNTFDLVILNAGILGEIKVLSQTDIMEIQKVMDINVWANKELLDLLSEKAEVKQVVGISSGAAVNGSKGWGAYSLSKSALNMLLKVYAKETPHIHFTALAPGVIATPMVAYIINNVDTKTYPSVRRLKEGVIQTPKEAADNLISLFPKLLEYENGAFLDIRTMT
- a CDS encoding MATE family efflux transporter, giving the protein MLRYFPSKHQKILKLSIPAAVNSLLDMLQVITDLIMVGRLSAFAVAAVGLGLQSLMFVFAVLTVLHVGTSALLSRFVGAQRFKRASIGLSTLLRFAFFLSIPAMAAWYFLASSIYVWFGTVSEVVVLGEHYVRMLTWMMPFVFMKLVFVSALNAAGDTKTPMKVKIVSIALNVTLNYLLIFGSFGFPQLGVLGAAVGTVIVNMVEFVVYLVLYLRRHTPYLPVWYYSKRLLGRALKVGIPASVERALTFGSFMLFTAIIAQYGTAELAGYQIGLRVEGLAFMPGIGFTIAAMALMGQGLGAKDPERAREDVLLVLKYTTGFMFFLSFFMIFIPEKIVWFFTDDVRTIEEASLYLRIVGVSQIPLAFNFVLSGALRGAGDTKRTLKINLVSLWFVRIVPAFLLSWYFHTILLVYLAMISDTFVKAVWLWRTFSKGKWQKITI